CCAGGCAACGCAGGTAGTTTTCCAACAGCCTGCTAGGCTGATGCTTGCAGCCGACACACCTCATCGCCGCAGCAAGTAGGGTGGGCAACGCGAAGTTTGCCCACCCTCTCGGGGGAGGCTGACACGTCAGCCCCTAGCGCCCGCAGGGTTAAGCGACTACGGCGTGCTCAACCCCGCCGCACTCATGAACAGGCGCAGCAGCCAGGCCACCACGCCCAGGGCGGTGACGCTGCAGGCCCAGATCAGTACCAGCCAGCCCAGGCGCT
The genomic region above belongs to Pseudomonas sp. GOM7 and contains:
- a CDS encoding DUF2474 domain-containing protein; the encoded protein is MTETEEKKPLWQRLGWLVLIWACSVTALGVVAWLLRLFMSAAGLSTP